ATTGAGGTCtatatattaagattttttttttagccTTCCAATCTAGAGTTTATATAAGCACATGTTTatctatttgaaaaatcatgctcTATTATCAACAAAGTTTTTTTTGGGGAGCAAACGACGAATTTctctatttttagtaatttttcttcttAACTTCTCCTCAATTCCGTCTTCTCAGCAGCCCACAGGATAATCATTATCTTACATAATATCACTTCTTAAGTTATATAAGTCACGGAAAGATGGTCAATCTgaatatctaaaaaaaaaatttgttaggCCACGATTTGCGCACCAATTTTTCGGATAAATTAAGTGACAAGTTACAAACACTTAGATATTAGTTATTGCTCTGAGTTTTTGAAGTCATCATCATTCACCCACTGATAATAAATTTCCAACAAAATTAACTATCCGAAACataatttttctaataaaaaaaGAATTGATAGAATAATAGAAACGAATAGATATAAAATTTGTATAAGATTTACCCATTATCGATTTTCAacaagaaaaagatattttttaaaatattattaattatatacTCCCCAAACATAATACAGTAGAAGAGATATTGACAACACTTGTACTGAAGGCATGCATTTCTTCCTCAGCACCTTATTGATTGTTTACAAGCAGAAAAAACTGACTTGTGCCAACTAGTAAACACGCATGATTCACAATTACAAGCTTTATCCTCAACCATCTTGGTAACACCACCCAATTTCCCACATATTTACCAATAAAATTGTCAAACAAGCAACTATAAACAAAATGTCCCAACTTTAAATCAGATCTGCGGAACAAACAAAAAGAATGTACAAGTAGCTCTGACAATCTGGACAGCTGCAACCACTGTTGTGATTGATCAAGTAGATGAATGGAGTTGTGTAATTCAGACTATCCCAAGCCTTTATGTACAATCAAAATTTTTGTTGCATCTCCTGATAACAAATCATAAAGAACTTGTGTTTAACAAGACATTAAACAATGAGaaaccatgaaaaggaaatttaataaatacaaATTCTAGGCTTCAAGATTTTAAATTCTACTGACCTTTTGTCTATCATGAACTCCTTCAACAAGTATGATAAGTGAAATCTTAAAGCATTGCCACTGCAAAATTCTGATCAGAGAGCAAGAGTTAGGAGCAAAGAGAACTTGATAAAAAAGATGTTTCACTTTTGAGCTTCTGGAACCAATTCTAATCTGAAAGTATTTCTTCCAACTCTAGGTCCTCTTGCTTGATCATGGCATCATACTCAGATTCAATTTCGATGGGGGAAACTCTACCTAGAGGTGCATTTTCACCATAGTCAAAGTCTATCCAGTCTAAGTCCTCACTGGTGCTTCTGTTCACAGTTCCCTTCCCGCTATAGCTCCCAGCCTCAttctgaatatcagaattagAATATGTTATTCTCTTGGATCTTTCACAAATGCATGCTGAAGGATACTCATGAAATTCGCCTCTGCCAGGTCTAAGCTCATCTGGCTCTCCCATGAATCCTTTCTGAAATGTGTGTACATTTGAAGAGAATGTCTCCCAAGTCAttccggttctgtttagaaagaGGGAATAGAGTTTCTTGGCATTTGGTCTAATGGTCCTCTTGTGACCAAAATATCTCCTGTTGTAAGATGGAcatcgaatgtgattacaaagtCTAAAGTGTCCTTTCTGATCAAACCATACGACATAGAGAAATTTACCTTCTACCAGCCAATATCCTGGCCATGTTTCCATTGTTGTTGGTCACAAATACATCACTTCCATCACAGACGATAAAATCAAGTGCAGCCATACGTGATGAATATGATGAGAAAGGTGCTAATTCATCCTTGGTTGCCAAAGTTTCCTTTGAATGAAAATTAGGAAAGAGTGCCTTCAGAGGTGCTAATCTCTCTTCTCCTCCATATATCTCTCCAGAAGCCACATAAATATGCACATCTTTGCCAAAACCTAATGCCCTCAGCATAAGACCTATTTCTTCAGGTGTAAGGGGGCATTTACCATGTCGACGCTCCTTTTCTGGATTGCTTGTCTGCATCACATTTAGGGTGGAACAAGCTTGTACATGAGAATGAAGTAGAGGAATAAAAATTCTTGATAGTCACTATGCCAAAAACAATCACCAACATGTAAGGTTTTCCACCGTTTGCGAATTGCTCCTAACTCTGTTCTTTCCTTTTCTCCTCCACCATAATAACAACCAGAGAAAGCTAGCATATCAGTTTCAAACCTGTAGATCATATGCATGAGATGTGTCATATAATGTTTACATTTAATTTTCTGACACACTTAACGAAATGATCATGTCACTAGCTCCAGAGTTCAATAACATCCAAGAACAAAATGGAAGGATTAATGCCAAGGTAATAATCAAAAATCATATCAACAGGTTCAGTTTTACCTTAAGTGAAGGGCAATAAAGTGGTTGCTTTTTGCCTTCATTCTTTGAATTAGTGAATCACCCATCATTTGTATTTGATCTGTGAATTTTAGTCCGTGATAGTTTACTCTGCATCTCAATTTCTGAAGATCAGTCTCCAACTTGTTTGAGAGCCTGTAGTCGAACTTTGTAAGCCTAACAACCTGCATTTCACAAAAAAGAAGTTAGGCCAGAAAATATAGAAAAACCAAGTAATTACCAAGTTAATATTTAGTCCTGCATTTACTTCTGGGTTTATGTTTTTAACatgacaatatatatatatatatatatgagagagagagagagagagagtaaagATATGTTGATCACTCCCCCAAGGAAGCTGCCTACATGGCAAGCACCGGTCAACGATACCACGTGGGCAACTGCCCTTAGGCGCGCACACCCAAAGGTGAGCAGCGTATCAAaactatatatacacacacacacacactcaaGTACACTTATATGTATGCTTATTTTATTATATAGGCAAATAGAACATTTAACTTCCACAAATTCCATATGGTATTGAGATCCTCTTTCAGAGTTAAAGTTTTCTAAAAGAGGCACTCCCCTTTGAGGAGACCACTAGCCTCTCCTCATAGCTTGATTCTCTCTCTCTGACTTTCTTATACTTCTCTTCCACTCCAATCAAAGTTGTGATCATCTGCTCTCCTAGCCATAGCCGGCATGGGTCACATGCATAGTCATTGAAATGGCATCACCTTATCAACAATACCATATAAGAGGCTAGTATATCTTTCCTCCATCTGAATAGCATGACCCCTATGTCTAGTGATGCCAAGGCTGTGTGGTCGATGCCACCCTTTTAAAGAAAAAACTCCTAAGGAGATCTTGTGGTCAATAATCAAAGTGCCTGTCCTCTCCCCAAATTTGCAATCCCCACTACACATAGCTCAATTTGATCACAACACAAGGGTCATCCTTTGCAAGCCCACGACCAATGTTAGTCCTCCACCACATGGAGAGGCAAGCTAATCCAACATTAGTCTCCAATGTTTTTACAATGTTGCAAACATGCCATTATACAATTATTGCTCCTTGCAGAAGACCAGCGCCAACTACCAATGGAAGAGGGGCTCCAAAATGAAACTATGGTCATTCTCCCTCTACTGCAGTAACCTCCACTAGGTTTCCAAAGCCTTGTGGAGATGACAAGCAATGCAGAACATCTTTTGACAATCCAAACTTCTGATCCAAAATCACTACATTGAATATTGCACTAagtattttaatttagataattttattttccTAAATGGAATAGATTGTCTAAATTATTATCCTCATGGTTAGCTTCATGTGTAGGACACTTAGTATGGCACAGTCCTTGGCAAATGGGGGGGGAATTATGATGATGTGCCTAGGTTCTTGTTTTCCAGAATACTCAAGCCAACTACCCAAGTTTGCACTATCATAGTGAATTAGATAAGGAGGATACTTATAATGCATCGTGATCTCTGCTTGAAGGAGAGATTGTAATGATGCACCTACATCCTTCCTATTGTAATCGCCggcccacctagtgggataaggcttgtttgttgttgttggtagtatttatttctttattacccATAATATAGATTTGGTAGGAACCATTAAGTTGTTTATATCACAATAATCAAGCTACTATAAAACTTCTGACCACTAATGTACATAAAAGATGGAaagagaaatttaatttttcctttaagATAATCTAAGCCAACCAAAATACTATTCATCTCTCTTAGAAGCCTAGGAATTATATGAAACAGGAAGTCAAATCGGTTCAGTCTCTATACTATTAGAAGGTTCCATACTTGAGCATATGCCTAAATGGATTCCTCTACTTTATTGTATAGATCTTTTATTGCATTGTAAAGACCATATTTATGTTTTCTAAGTTTGAGGTTGTTAACTTTATGTAtggattaaccaaaaaaaatGTGATGATATGAGTAGTACAAGGGTTTTTATTGAAAAAATGGCCTCCATTCAGTCTAAACTCAATTTCCAAGGAACCCATATCTATTAGCATGTCTAGAGTACATAATTAGAAATAGAAAAGAGTAGGAGTTTCCTTTATTTCTCAAAGTTTATTATTCTATAatcaaaccttttttttttttttgaaatacctATATCTCAAGGACAAAGGGCAACAAACATAATCTTCATAGTCACACTGACAAGACAAAGGTCCTAATGGTGGTATAAGAAATATCATAAATTGATTATTTTTCCTATAGATATATGCTAAATAGTACCACCATAAACATAAGTCTTGGATAGCCACGGAGTATAGTGATTCAAGTAATAGACTTGCTCTTGTCTATTATATTCAATTTGGCTAATGCCATACCTAACATGTGGATGCTTGATAGTGGTGCAACTGCCAATGTTTCTAAAGCATTACAACAATTCATTATCAATAGAAAGCCaagttttgaaacttgagttGATTACATTAGAGGTTATTTAACAAAGAAAACACCTAAAGATGAGAAGTAATGACCTTCTAGAAATCATCAACCAAAATATTTGCGCTTTTAACATCtactcatgatgcaacaaatattttattttatcccTTAATGATTTTTTCTATGTGATTATCTTAAtccaaatataaataaataaatattctctAAAGAACTTAGTGTTTTCAAACCAACCCCGGGCTACGGTGCAACAGAAGAGTACTAAGTTGTCACCCAGGCACCCGCGGTTTAATTACCAACTACGACGCATTTGTAaggatttttcctccaaatgaggtgCACAACCACGAGATATTGGGCTTCTGGCCACCCACCAcgagtgcttcccgatttaccctatcggccggtgggaaacttccatAGGGATGGGTCGATCGCCCCAAGTTCGGTGTTACCTAGTTCAACATTTTTTAATGTTTTCAAACCAAAGTACAAAGACGCTAAGAAAGTCATTAGAATTGGACAATCTAATCATCGTGATGACTATTATGATAGAAATTATATAGTTGGGCCATAAATGGCCACTTTGCTAAGC
This window of the Zingiber officinale cultivar Zhangliang chromosome 3B, Zo_v1.1, whole genome shotgun sequence genome carries:
- the LOC121967157 gene encoding O-fucosyltransferase 6-like isoform X2; translated protein: MGLQRRRRQERRVVPAVPVQAALSAAVLLLLVVLSFHSFLSSAPLADRTSPDPVPIRHLLPRRKPSSILLKDKMEMLGTDAGDVDVFLIPSGGESPVGNLWGSKLSKDFYGCSHASSGFATAEANTVPNRYLMIATSGGLNQQRTGITDAVVAARILNATLVVPVLDQKSFWKDASDFSNIFNVEWFIASLDKDVKIIKELPEIGGKVTRPQIMRVPRKCNARCYENRVLPVLIKKHVVRLTKFDYRLSNKLETDLQKLRCRVNYHGLKFTDQIQMMGDSLIQRMKAKSNHFIALHLRFETDMLAFSGCYYGGGEKERTELGAIRKRWKTLHTSNPEKERRHGKCPLTPEEIGLMLRALGFGKDVHIYVASGEIYGGEERLAPLKALFPNFHSKETLATKDELAPFSSYSSRMAALDFIVCDGSDVFVTNNNGNMARILAGRRRYFGHKRTIRPNAKKLYSLFLNRTGMTWETFSSNVHTFQKGFMGEPDELRPGRGEFHEYPSACICERSKRITYSNSDIQNEAGSYSGKGTVNRSTSEDLDWIDFDYGENAPLGRVSPIEIESEYDAMIKQEDLELEEILSD
- the LOC121967157 gene encoding O-fucosyltransferase 6-like isoform X1, whose translation is MGLQRRRRQERRVVPAVPVQAALSAAVLLLLVVLSFHSFLSSAPLADRTSPDPVPIRHLLPRRKPSSILQLKDKMEMLGTDAGDVDVFLIPSGGESPVGNLWGSKLSKDFYGCSHASSGFATAEANTVPNRYLMIATSGGLNQQRTGITDAVVAARILNATLVVPVLDQKSFWKDASDFSNIFNVEWFIASLDKDVKIIKELPEIGGKVTRPQIMRVPRKCNARCYENRVLPVLIKKHVVRLTKFDYRLSNKLETDLQKLRCRVNYHGLKFTDQIQMMGDSLIQRMKAKSNHFIALHLRFETDMLAFSGCYYGGGEKERTELGAIRKRWKTLHTSNPEKERRHGKCPLTPEEIGLMLRALGFGKDVHIYVASGEIYGGEERLAPLKALFPNFHSKETLATKDELAPFSSYSSRMAALDFIVCDGSDVFVTNNNGNMARILAGRRRYFGHKRTIRPNAKKLYSLFLNRTGMTWETFSSNVHTFQKGFMGEPDELRPGRGEFHEYPSACICERSKRITYSNSDIQNEAGSYSGKGTVNRSTSEDLDWIDFDYGENAPLGRVSPIEIESEYDAMIKQEDLELEEILSD